One window of Candidatus Tiamatella incendiivivens genomic DNA carries:
- a CDS encoding CBS domain-containing protein, producing the protein MISGYIREPLAIIGKDESMMKARALMRKYGERLVVILNEEGKFKGFLTRRETAIVTSAKSGLRAIELARDHPIITPETPLEKAFNEMVSQRVWEAVVIDDPASNNVIGVVTLRDIIEKFIEKGYKPKAVSVSEIMTKDKVGEMIVEPGTRVTKVWSKLVLKSYPAVIVVRSTDNPVPIGIITAKDLVDSSRWRFHREGEIKIAIPAKAKTIMTRGVVVATLDTPIEYIAKTMVENDFSIIPVIDDEGKVIGAVTQEDIIRAYLEGAKPGAVKVKPRVVVKPVPEIERITFVKAESMLQQVLVKKEAVEIPPKITARELIIPELPAMSINDTVEHARKLMLRHRANYIAVLDDSGKVIGIVSKWNMLKAISLKGPIWKRRIHDKFFIDSIIIKNPPKVKPDEHIENIALKLLAGNSDVALVEDENGSLLGFVTKDSIVEKFVEQRGHKILVENLITPARIGIVHPHHSLAYVVNKMRTFQLDAVTVADKDGIYGVVSANRLPFVAYEDHINARKSRRLIWVRKLVKGAAKLGRYVKVLPLTAIDAAAKVEDYLTSNQTLVEALKKLRELSLDGIPVKGSDGRVIGVVCKYDILRELVREAEAFRGEKAEERSYSYKVISNG; encoded by the coding sequence ATGATTTCAGGGTATATTAGAGAACCATTAGCCATTATTGGTAAAGACGAGTCTATGATGAAGGCTAGGGCGTTGATGAGAAAGTATGGTGAGAGACTTGTTGTTATATTGAATGAGGAAGGGAAATTCAAAGGTTTTCTAACGAGAAGGGAAACCGCTATAGTAACAAGCGCTAAATCTGGGTTACGGGCTATTGAACTTGCTAGAGACCATCCTATAATTACCCCAGAGACTCCGCTCGAGAAAGCGTTTAATGAAATGGTTTCTCAGAGAGTTTGGGAAGCTGTTGTCATCGACGATCCTGCTTCCAATAATGTGATCGGAGTAGTTACACTCAGAGATATTATAGAGAAGTTTATAGAGAAAGGGTATAAACCTAAGGCTGTTTCCGTATCAGAAATAATGACGAAAGACAAAGTTGGAGAAATGATTGTTGAACCAGGTACTAGAGTTACTAAAGTCTGGAGTAAACTAGTGCTGAAGAGCTATCCTGCAGTAATAGTTGTCAGATCCACGGATAATCCTGTTCCTATTGGTATAATAACTGCTAAAGATTTAGTGGATTCTAGTAGATGGAGGTTTCACAGAGAAGGAGAAATCAAAATAGCCATCCCAGCAAAAGCTAAAACCATAATGACGAGAGGAGTAGTAGTAGCAACATTAGATACGCCCATAGAGTATATAGCTAAAACTATGGTCGAGAACGACTTCTCAATTATACCAGTAATAGACGATGAAGGTAAGGTTATTGGAGCAGTTACACAAGAAGATATCATAAGAGCATATCTAGAAGGAGCGAAACCCGGAGCTGTTAAGGTCAAGCCTAGGGTTGTTGTCAAACCTGTTCCAGAAATTGAAAGGATCACTTTTGTCAAAGCAGAATCTATGCTACAGCAAGTTCTAGTGAAAAAAGAAGCCGTGGAGATACCGCCAAAGATTACTGCTAGGGAATTGATTATTCCAGAACTTCCAGCAATGTCTATCAACGATACCGTGGAACACGCTAGAAAACTTATGCTTAGACACCGTGCGAATTACATAGCAGTATTAGACGATTCAGGGAAGGTTATAGGAATAGTTTCTAAGTGGAATATGCTTAAAGCTATTTCTCTAAAAGGACCGATCTGGAAAAGGAGGATTCATGATAAATTCTTCATAGACAGTATCATAATTAAAAACCCTCCTAAAGTTAAACCAGATGAACATATAGAGAATATTGCGTTAAAACTTCTGGCCGGCAATTCGGATGTAGCACTGGTCGAAGATGAAAACGGTAGTCTTCTAGGTTTCGTGACCAAGGATAGTATAGTAGAGAAATTCGTTGAACAGAGAGGCCATAAGATACTGGTTGAAAACCTGATAACTCCAGCTAGAATAGGTATCGTACACCCTCATCATTCCTTAGCCTATGTCGTCAACAAGATGAGAACCTTCCAATTAGATGCTGTTACAGTCGCAGATAAAGATGGAATATATGGAGTAGTCAGTGCAAATAGATTGCCTTTCGTTGCATATGAAGACCATATAAATGCTAGGAAAAGTAGGAGGCTAATATGGGTAAGGAAATTAGTAAAGGGAGCAGCAAAGCTGGGGAGATATGTTAAGGTTCTTCCTTTGACCGCTATAGACGCCGCTGCCAAAGTAGAGGATTACTTGACTTCTAACCAAACACTGGTTGAAGCGTTGAAGAAACTGAGAGAACTAAGCCTTGACGGAATTCCAGTGAAAGGCAGTGATGGCAGAGTGATCGGTGTGGTATGCAAATACGACATACTCAGAGAACTTGTTAGAGAAGCAGAAGCCTTTAGGGGAGAGAAGGCAGAGGAGAGAAGTTACAGCTACAAGGTAATTTCTAATGGATAG
- a CDS encoding geranylgeranylglyceryl/heptaprenylglyceryl phosphate synthase, translating to MDILSILKRSKPVHLTLIDPGSAPVSDALNIAQTAYEAGTDAFLLGGSTNIDYRSLDAIAEGIKENTGKPVVLFPGNINGLTPHADAVLYLILMNSIDPYYIAGVQVQAAPILLRMNLEVIPTPYIIIGYGGTVSHVGKALPVPNDKPELIAGYALAGGYMGAKAIYLEAGSGAPFTVNPEGVKSSRILLSEAGLDPLLIVGGGIRDGSSARKLINFGADAVVTGTLAEEDPEKLKEIVRSIKE from the coding sequence GTGGACATACTCTCGATTCTGAAGAGGAGTAAACCTGTTCACCTAACTTTAATCGACCCTGGATCCGCTCCGGTAAGCGACGCATTAAATATAGCTCAAACAGCGTATGAAGCGGGAACCGATGCCTTCCTCCTAGGCGGCTCAACAAATATAGATTACCGTTCTCTAGACGCTATAGCTGAAGGGATAAAAGAAAACACAGGTAAACCCGTAGTTCTCTTCCCAGGGAACATAAATGGGTTAACACCACATGCAGATGCTGTCCTATATCTTATCTTAATGAATTCAATAGATCCTTATTATATAGCAGGAGTTCAGGTGCAAGCCGCTCCGATACTTCTTAGAATGAATCTAGAAGTCATACCTACTCCATATATTATCATAGGATATGGTGGTACAGTAAGCCATGTCGGGAAAGCTCTACCGGTTCCTAATGATAAACCTGAACTGATAGCGGGCTATGCTCTTGCGGGAGGATATATGGGGGCTAAAGCTATCTACTTAGAAGCCGGATCAGGTGCGCCCTTTACAGTAAACCCTGAAGGAGTTAAATCTTCACGAATACTTTTAAGTGAAGCAGGATTAGATCCTCTGCTAATAGTAGGTGGAGGCATTAGAGACGGATCGAGTGCACGTAAACTGATTAATTTTGGGGCTGACGCTGTCGTAACTGGTACACTAGCAGAGGAGGACCCTGAAAAACTAAAGGAAATAGTTAGAAGCATAAAGGAATGA
- a CDS encoding adenosylhomocysteinase has product MKIRIKNLELAGKGKLTLEWAEKFMPVTVGLRKEYGATMPLKGVKIGAVLHVTKETGVLVRTLKALGADVYLAGSNPLSTQDDIAAALYSEGVSICAWRGQSSEEYFGCIEEVVLSEPDIAIDDGADLHAMLHGKHNEIAVKVIGGTEETTTGVIRLKALEKEDRLLYPVIAVNNAYTKHLFDNRYGTGQSTVDGVLRATNVLIAGKKVVVAGYGWVGRGIAMRMRGMGGNVIVTEIDPIRALEAVMDGYTVMSIRKAAEIGDIFVTATGDKNVISYEDILKMKNGVILANSGHFNVEIDVENLEAKNVSKRVIRENLTEYTLENGRKVYLLGEGRLVNLVAAEGHPSEVMDMSFANQALAAMYLVENRGKLGRKVYNPPLEIDREIASRKLRSMDIEIDKLTEEQMKYLSSWK; this is encoded by the coding sequence TTGAAAATAAGGATTAAGAATTTGGAGTTGGCTGGTAAGGGTAAGCTCACCTTAGAATGGGCTGAGAAATTTATGCCTGTAACAGTTGGTCTTAGAAAAGAATACGGGGCGACTATGCCTCTGAAGGGAGTGAAGATTGGAGCGGTTCTTCACGTGACAAAGGAAACGGGGGTTCTAGTTAGGACGCTAAAAGCTTTGGGTGCTGACGTCTATCTAGCTGGAAGCAACCCGTTATCAACGCAGGATGACATTGCTGCAGCCTTATATTCGGAAGGAGTGAGTATCTGTGCTTGGAGGGGTCAATCTTCCGAGGAGTACTTCGGTTGTATTGAAGAAGTAGTTTTATCGGAACCTGATATTGCTATAGATGATGGAGCTGATCTTCACGCTATGCTTCACGGCAAACATAATGAAATAGCTGTTAAAGTGATCGGAGGTACCGAAGAGACCACTACCGGGGTTATTAGGTTAAAAGCTCTTGAGAAGGAGGACAGATTATTATACCCTGTTATAGCTGTAAACAATGCCTATACTAAACACTTGTTTGACAACCGCTATGGTACTGGTCAGAGTACTGTAGATGGCGTCCTTCGTGCTACGAACGTATTAATAGCAGGTAAAAAAGTGGTTGTAGCAGGCTATGGGTGGGTAGGCCGTGGCATTGCAATGAGGATGCGCGGGATGGGAGGTAACGTTATTGTCACAGAGATTGATCCCATAAGAGCTTTAGAAGCTGTAATGGATGGCTACACCGTTATGAGTATACGTAAAGCTGCGGAGATCGGTGATATATTTGTTACAGCCACAGGTGACAAGAATGTTATCAGCTATGAAGATATTCTGAAAATGAAAAATGGGGTAATTCTAGCTAATTCTGGGCATTTCAACGTGGAAATAGACGTTGAAAACCTTGAAGCAAAAAATGTCTCCAAGAGGGTTATAAGGGAAAATCTAACCGAGTACACCCTCGAGAACGGTAGAAAAGTATATCTTCTAGGAGAAGGCCGTTTAGTTAACCTTGTAGCTGCAGAAGGCCATCCTAGCGAAGTAATGGATATGAGCTTTGCTAACCAAGCACTTGCTGCTATGTATCTAGTTGAAAACCGTGGGAAACTAGGAAGAAAAGTCTATAACCCTCCTCTCGAGATAGACAGGGAGATAGCTTCTAGGAAACTAAGAAGTATGGACATTGAAATAGACAAGCTAACAGAAGAACAGATGAAATATCTGTCGTCTTGGAAGTAA
- a CDS encoding Rid family detoxifying hydrolase: MIKLKEIIYTKEAPEPVGPYSQAVVFKDTIFVSGQIPIDPKTGKLVEGDFSVKSKQTLTNLMSIIRAAGGDVSTLLKVRVYLKDISKFGEFNNIYSEIIGKTPPPSRVVVEVSNLPLGADLEVEAIAYRINSDLE; this comes from the coding sequence ATGATAAAATTGAAGGAAATCATATATACAAAGGAAGCACCCGAACCAGTCGGACCTTACAGTCAAGCTGTCGTTTTTAAAGATACCATATTCGTCTCAGGGCAGATCCCCATTGATCCTAAAACAGGGAAACTGGTAGAAGGGGATTTCTCTGTGAAATCTAAGCAAACACTAACAAATCTAATGAGTATAATAAGAGCTGCTGGCGGTGATGTTAGTACACTTTTAAAAGTTAGAGTCTATCTTAAGGATATATCGAAGTTCGGTGAGTTCAATAATATATACTCAGAGATTATAGGTAAGACTCCTCCTCCCTCTAGAGTGGTGGTTGAAGTCTCTAATCTGCCCTTAGGTGCTGATCTAGAGGTTGAGGCTATAGCATATAGGATAAATAGTGACCTAGAATAG
- the speD gene encoding adenosylmethionine decarboxylase — protein sequence MNTQELLHEEVVGFRVVGKHVYGNLIECINEDLLSDAEELKRIVIEAAETGNMTLLDVKAWEIGLGVSVVAIILESHITVHTWPEYRYATVDVYSCGRHTDSQKAFEYIISALKPRRVEIGKASRSLE from the coding sequence ATGAATACACAAGAACTGTTACACGAAGAAGTAGTGGGCTTCAGGGTTGTAGGGAAACACGTTTATGGTAATCTTATTGAGTGCATTAACGAAGACCTCCTTTCGGATGCTGAAGAGCTTAAGAGGATTGTTATAGAGGCTGCGGAAACCGGCAATATGACTTTGCTAGATGTGAAAGCTTGGGAAATAGGCTTGGGAGTATCTGTTGTAGCGATAATTCTGGAAAGCCATATAACTGTTCACACATGGCCTGAGTATAGGTACGCTACAGTTGATGTTTACTCTTGTGGACGCCATACAGATTCACAGAAAGCTTTCGAGTACATCATTTCGGCATTGAAGCCTAGAAGAGTTGAAATAGGGAAAGCTTCTAGGTCGCTGGAATAG
- a CDS encoding nodulation protein NfeD, whose translation MKPSGFIFLFLLLALFLSTIPVTASIIQVQAENTPTYKVVSGAVVISIDGMIDSSTQEYVENAIKYAEETNSILIIELNTPGGFLDPAMNIVIDIDKASVPVVGYVVDKWAESAGTLILVSCHIAAMQPYTQIGSMQPIEYDPTTGSYKPVNESKIINPILKFLDDHAGTKGRNTTILHRFVTENLNLGAEEALKYGVINLIASDLTDLLEKINGTNVNLTSGYVVRIDLHSLNVERYEPSPRQAVVHALSDPIISGLLLSLGVMIVVFSVLSGHAAFLGLGALLVLLGLVGSGYSVNTTVLLLMVIGAVLLVIELYTPGFGLIGGTGIVMLTLGLILVPTSGNISISKSYANQLLYGIYALGIGIGAFFAFIIYKIVRIRRKPSFEWKLEGGIGKAVTDLEPGKEGFVLIEGEYWKATSSESIRKGEEVVVIGRKGLVLIVRRKESTE comes from the coding sequence ATGAAACCCTCCGGCTTTATTTTCCTCTTTTTACTTTTAGCTTTGTTTTTATCAACAATTCCAGTTACTGCTTCAATTATACAGGTTCAAGCAGAGAATACTCCTACTTACAAAGTAGTTAGTGGAGCTGTTGTCATATCTATTGACGGTATGATAGACTCTTCAACACAAGAGTATGTTGAAAACGCTATTAAATATGCAGAGGAAACTAACTCTATTCTAATAATAGAGTTGAATACCCCTGGAGGATTCCTAGATCCCGCGATGAATATAGTTATAGATATAGACAAAGCATCTGTACCGGTTGTTGGGTATGTCGTGGATAAGTGGGCTGAAAGTGCTGGTACTCTCATACTTGTATCTTGCCATATAGCAGCGATGCAGCCTTATACCCAGATAGGCTCTATGCAACCGATAGAGTATGACCCGACAACAGGTAGCTATAAACCTGTTAATGAGTCAAAGATAATTAATCCTATCTTGAAGTTCCTTGATGATCATGCAGGTACCAAAGGAAGAAATACAACAATTCTACATAGGTTTGTAACGGAAAATTTGAATTTAGGAGCGGAAGAAGCGTTAAAATATGGTGTAATTAATCTCATAGCCAGTGATTTAACAGATTTACTAGAAAAGATAAACGGTACTAATGTAAACTTGACTTCAGGCTATGTTGTACGGATAGATTTACACAGTTTAAACGTAGAAAGATATGAGCCGTCGCCTAGGCAGGCTGTTGTTCACGCTTTATCTGATCCTATAATCTCAGGTTTACTACTTTCTCTCGGAGTCATGATTGTAGTTTTCTCTGTGCTATCAGGACATGCAGCCTTCCTAGGTCTGGGGGCATTACTTGTTCTTCTAGGACTTGTAGGGTCGGGCTATAGTGTAAACACTACTGTGTTGCTACTAATGGTTATAGGAGCTGTATTACTAGTCATAGAATTATACACGCCGGGATTTGGACTAATAGGAGGTACTGGAATAGTGATGTTGACACTAGGGTTAATACTGGTTCCGACCTCAGGGAATATAAGCATATCAAAATCGTATGCTAACCAGCTTTTATATGGTATATATGCACTTGGAATAGGCATCGGAGCATTCTTTGCCTTCATAATATATAAAATAGTAAGGATAAGGCGTAAACCTTCGTTTGAATGGAAGCTAGAGGGAGGAATAGGAAAAGCTGTTACAGATTTGGAGCCTGGGAAAGAGGGGTTCGTTCTTATCGAGGGCGAGTATTGGAAAGCTACCAGTTCTGAATCGATACGGAAGGGAGAGGAAGTTGTTGTTATCGGACGTAAAGGCTTGGTGCTTATAGTTCGTAGAAAAGAAAGTACAGAGTAG
- a CDS encoding slipin family protein → MASSVLLETGSLLIIILLIVLASAIKIVKEYERAVIFRLGRIISAKGPGLFFIIPGIDKMIRVDLRITVVDVPQQEIITRDNVTVGVDAVVYYKVIDPVLAVMKIENYPYAVMMLAQTTLRDIIGQVDLDDLLTNREKLNIELQKILDELTDPWGIKVTQVTIKQVKLPESMLRAMAKQAEAERWRRAKIIEAEGEKQAASIMAEAAHFYEEHPVALRLRELQTLIEIAKEKNMIIISPQHSGAVELAAAISSANKAMSSYKTEG, encoded by the coding sequence ATGGCTTCTAGTGTTTTATTAGAAACAGGTAGTCTACTGATAATTATACTCTTAATAGTATTGGCTAGTGCTATAAAGATAGTTAAAGAATATGAGAGAGCAGTAATTTTCCGTTTGGGTAGAATAATAAGTGCAAAAGGACCGGGTTTATTCTTCATTATACCAGGTATTGACAAGATGATCAGAGTAGACCTTAGAATTACTGTAGTTGATGTTCCTCAACAAGAGATAATTACAAGGGATAACGTGACTGTAGGTGTAGATGCGGTGGTATATTATAAAGTCATAGATCCTGTTCTTGCAGTGATGAAGATCGAGAATTATCCTTACGCGGTTATGATGCTTGCACAAACTACTCTCAGAGATATCATAGGGCAGGTTGATCTCGATGATTTACTTACCAATAGGGAGAAGCTAAATATAGAGCTACAGAAAATTCTCGATGAGCTTACGGATCCCTGGGGAATAAAGGTGACTCAGGTAACAATAAAGCAAGTAAAGTTGCCAGAATCCATGCTTAGAGCTATGGCTAAGCAGGCTGAAGCTGAGAGATGGAGGCGTGCGAAGATAATTGAAGCGGAAGGTGAGAAGCAGGCAGCAAGTATAATGGCTGAAGCAGCTCATTTCTATGAGGAGCACCCTGTAGCGCTTAGACTAAGAGAGTTGCAAACATTAATAGAGATAGCTAAGGAAAAGAATATGATAATTATATCACCCCAGCATTCAGGTGCCGTTGAACTAGCCGCGGCTATATCTTCGGCTAACAAAGCCATGTCATCCTATAAAACTGAGGGGTGA
- a CDS encoding Holliday junction resolvase gives MSRRTSRQKGFYYERSLARKLWSKGFAVIRGPGSGGGSRDIIQPDLVAIKNGKILVFEIKVRWKRTTIYLDREKVERLKEFARRSGGEAFIAIKIIDNIDWKFIPIECLEKTGKGNYKVSIGSLGEALTFNNLLGLIDKSRKITEYVKED, from the coding sequence ATGAGTAGACGAACGAGTAGACAAAAAGGTTTTTACTATGAAAGATCGCTTGCCAGGAAGCTCTGGTCAAAAGGTTTTGCTGTAATTAGAGGGCCTGGCAGTGGAGGAGGCTCAAGGGACATTATCCAACCGGATCTAGTTGCTATAAAAAATGGTAAAATCCTAGTATTTGAGATAAAGGTAAGGTGGAAAAGAACAACAATATACCTAGACCGGGAGAAGGTAGAGAGGTTAAAAGAGTTTGCTAGAAGATCAGGGGGAGAAGCGTTTATAGCTATTAAGATAATCGATAACATTGACTGGAAATTCATACCCATAGAATGCCTCGAGAAAACGGGTAAGGGTAACTATAAGGTAAGCATAGGCTCCTTGGGGGAAGCACTGACCTTCAATAATCTGTTAGGATTGATTGATAAATCAAGAAAAATAACTGAGTACGTTAAAGAAGACTAG
- the tadA gene encoding Flp pilus assembly complex ATPase component TadA, which yields MDGSARRLLERIKEPTVYIHRSILDYLFHEAKKGITRAITGIGELEKVYDIVVRNNNGGIIYYTEGYRPGSMISEEVTRSLTRNLAKEMDSILVTSDMMEASASRAMGVKVLYLGATERVELRISKYFDDKTMSVHLKEDAYPIAKKGRPGKWIFVVLERRKLKREELEDVSRELIEAAVASPKGFIEIDREGSSIIQLRDYRIVITRPPLSEGWEITAVRPLVKLRLEDYNLPEKLMSRLTERAEGILIAGAPGMGKTTFAQALAEFYMRMGRIVKTIESPRDMRLPPEITQYSKNYASLGELHDILLLSRPDYTVFDELRNDEDFKLYIDLRLAGIGMIGVIHATSPIDAIQRFMKRIELGMIPSIIDTVVYLNNGEVDKAYELKMTVKLPTGLREAELSRPVVEVRDFLTGDLEYEIYTFGEQTMVVPVRKQVRTDGTEKKMLHRISTILPDAEVEFRGSRILLKIPRTSTKALAKRIKRIKRMAEKYGYDVNVAIF from the coding sequence ATGGACGGTTCGGCTAGGAGGCTCCTTGAAAGGATAAAAGAACCTACAGTATACATACATCGTTCCATTCTAGATTACCTGTTCCACGAAGCTAAGAAAGGTATAACAAGAGCTATAACTGGTATAGGCGAGCTTGAAAAAGTATATGACATTGTTGTCAGGAATAATAATGGGGGAATAATCTATTATACTGAAGGTTACAGGCCAGGATCTATGATATCCGAAGAAGTGACTAGAAGCCTTACGAGAAATTTAGCTAAGGAAATGGACTCCATCCTAGTAACGTCTGATATGATGGAGGCATCTGCTTCGAGGGCTATGGGTGTAAAAGTCCTATATTTAGGGGCGACTGAAAGAGTCGAGTTACGTATATCCAAGTACTTTGATGATAAAACAATGAGTGTTCACTTAAAAGAAGACGCTTACCCTATAGCAAAAAAGGGTAGACCCGGGAAATGGATTTTCGTTGTCCTAGAAAGGAGGAAGCTGAAAAGAGAGGAGCTTGAAGATGTTTCCAGAGAACTTATTGAGGCTGCAGTTGCTTCTCCCAAAGGGTTCATAGAGATTGATAGAGAAGGATCCTCTATTATACAGCTGAGAGATTATAGAATCGTAATAACCCGGCCTCCTCTAAGTGAGGGCTGGGAGATAACTGCTGTTAGACCTTTGGTCAAGCTAAGATTAGAGGATTATAATCTCCCTGAGAAGCTAATGTCTAGGCTTACAGAACGTGCAGAAGGAATTCTCATTGCTGGAGCGCCTGGTATGGGTAAGACAACTTTTGCACAGGCACTGGCAGAGTTCTATATGAGAATGGGTAGAATAGTGAAAACAATCGAATCGCCCAGAGACATGAGATTACCTCCAGAAATAACTCAATACTCCAAAAACTATGCAAGTCTAGGAGAGCTTCATGACATTTTATTGCTGTCTAGACCAGACTACACGGTTTTCGATGAGCTTAGGAATGACGAGGACTTCAAGCTATATATTGATTTGAGATTGGCAGGTATTGGTATGATAGGGGTCATACATGCTACATCACCCATAGATGCGATTCAGAGATTTATGAAAAGAATCGAACTAGGTATGATACCGAGCATCATTGACACAGTAGTCTATTTGAACAATGGGGAAGTCGATAAAGCCTATGAGCTAAAGATGACTGTTAAACTGCCAACAGGTTTAAGGGAAGCTGAGCTGTCAAGGCCTGTAGTTGAAGTTAGAGATTTTCTAACGGGAGACTTGGAATATGAAATCTACACCTTTGGAGAACAGACGATGGTGGTTCCTGTTAGAAAGCAGGTGAGAACTGATGGAACAGAAAAGAAGATGCTACATAGAATTTCAACTATTCTTCCAGATGCTGAAGTTGAATTTAGAGGTAGTAGAATCTTGCTAAAAATACCTAGAACAAGCACTAAGGCATTAGCTAAGAGGATAAAAAGGATAAAGCGTATGGCTGAGAAATACGGTTATGATGTTAATGTTGCTATATTCTAG
- the thiI gene encoding tRNA 4-thiouridine(8) synthase ThiI, protein MKKVYLIRYSEPAVKGSYTRSKMISRMILNIRKALGFNRVNVNRVYHEHARIIVEVDQYDLLIDKILSNVFGVKSFSPACFTDTADLRRISEVALELFCNKIRGKEFMVRVRRTGKHPFTSKDAEREIGGFLYDNCNPRKVNLTNPEYAIHIEIRDNTSYLYDKIVDGPGGLPLGSESKVLTLFSGGFDSALSAWMVMKRGSPTDLIYYDFATEDNWKVALELATALYSDHIMDQHPMKIYRVHFHETAEVISRMIRKNYRILVLRRLMFQHAAKLALSKHYLALVTGESLGQVSSQTVESMYVTSSHLQVPILRPVVGFDKDDIVKETMKLGFYDIASRQTEFCSYKGARASPRPEPPIFNEEFLKITMILESIWPPKIDVYRIP, encoded by the coding sequence TTGAAAAAAGTTTACTTAATTAGGTATTCGGAACCAGCTGTCAAGGGTAGTTATACTAGGTCGAAAATGATTTCAAGGATGATCTTAAACATACGTAAAGCCTTAGGCTTCAATAGAGTCAATGTTAATAGGGTTTACCATGAACATGCAAGAATAATAGTGGAAGTCGACCAGTATGATCTCTTAATAGATAAAATCCTTTCCAATGTTTTCGGTGTCAAGAGCTTTTCTCCAGCGTGTTTTACGGATACAGCTGATCTACGTAGAATAAGTGAAGTAGCCCTTGAATTATTTTGCAATAAAATCAGAGGGAAAGAGTTTATGGTTAGGGTTAGGAGAACGGGAAAGCATCCGTTTACGAGTAAGGATGCGGAAAGAGAAATAGGCGGTTTTTTGTATGATAACTGTAATCCCAGAAAGGTGAATCTTACGAACCCTGAATACGCTATTCACATAGAAATTAGGGATAATACTTCTTATCTATATGATAAGATTGTAGATGGCCCGGGTGGTTTGCCCTTAGGAAGCGAGTCTAAGGTTCTCACATTATTCAGTGGCGGTTTTGACTCTGCTTTATCGGCTTGGATGGTGATGAAGAGGGGTTCACCCACGGATCTAATATATTATGACTTTGCTACAGAAGATAATTGGAAGGTTGCCCTTGAATTAGCTACAGCACTATATTCGGATCATATTATGGATCAGCACCCTATGAAAATATACAGAGTTCATTTTCATGAGACTGCAGAAGTCATATCCCGAATGATTAGAAAGAACTATAGAATCCTTGTATTACGTCGTTTAATGTTCCAGCACGCAGCTAAGCTGGCACTATCTAAGCATTACTTAGCATTAGTAACAGGAGAGTCATTAGGGCAGGTCTCAAGCCAAACCGTGGAAAGTATGTATGTTACATCTTCACACCTACAGGTTCCTATTCTGAGACCGGTTGTGGGATTCGATAAAGACGATATTGTAAAGGAAACGATGAAACTAGGTTTTTATGACATAGCATCTAGACAAACAGAGTTCTGTTCCTATAAAGGTGCACGTGCTTCACCTCGCCCCGAGCCACCTATTTTTAACGAGGAATTTTTGAAGATCACAATGATACTAGAGAGTATATGGCCCCCCAAAATAGATGTTTACAGGATTCCTTGA